Below is a window of Enterococcus gilvus ATCC BAA-350 DNA.
CCAAAATGTTCTTTTCCACCTATTTGAAGCTCAGTAACTAATTGGTTTAGCAGTTCCCAGTTTACTGAAACTTTCTTATTGCCGCTTTTTAGGGGAGCCATGTTAATGAATACATCCACCCGACCACGTTGAATTTTCTCTTTTGCGGCTTTGCGGATCAACGCTTCAAAGGGATTCAATTCTTTGGGCATCCGAATCTGCAAATCTAAGAAGCGATTGTTGACACTTTTTAACTCAATCGTTAACTCATAGGCTTCGTTCGTTTTAGCCGCTTGTCCGTATCCAGTCATACTTTTCATGCGCTTTTTTCCTTTCCTTCGCTACATATTTGCGAGCGTCTCTTTCAAAATAGCAAATTCTTCATTGCTTAATGTAACACCTTTTCCCATTTTCTCATGGTCAGGCGCCCAATCACGCAAATCAAATTTTGGCGGGCGTTCATTCCAGCTCACTAAGTTCAGCTCTTTGCGCCAGCCCTTCGGATTTTCCGACAGCACAGCGATTTCTTCCACGATCTCATAATTAAATTCTGCCATTGTAATTCCTCCAAATTTATATGTATTCCGTATTTTCCTTATTGTTATAGGTAAAAAACGATTAAATAGAACCTTCACGTATATAGTTTAAAAAAAGTGCTAGCAGCGTCGGAATCGGCCAACGGTGATAAAAAGATTTAAAGGCGCCTTTTCTCTGATACAGTTGCAGCACGTGGTAATAATCTGAAAACACATTATGATTCTCAATAAAATCTTCAATCTGCTCTTGGACAGAGAACGGGATCGTCCCTTTGACTGGCATCTCAAATTGCTGCAAGAGGATCTCGATAAATTCTTCCGGGGTATAGACTCTCACTGGTGGTACCTTTACCCAATAGGCAAAGAATTCCAAGAAGGCTAAGCTTAGCATCTCTACCGGGATACTTTGTCGAAAATATTTTTGCAGTTCTGGATAAAGAGACGCTGCGTCAATTGGAAATGCTTTTTTAACACTGCGTAAAAAGTTTTTTGTTAGCGTTTCAAAATCAGCACGGTCCTCAAAAAAGTAACGATAGCCTTGCAACTCTCCAAATGCTCGTTTAGCCTCTAAATAGCCCAGATCAATATTTTCTGACGAACGATCACTATGAAACAATAATAAATCTCCCAAACTCCACGGACTGGCCAAGTATAGCTCAGCAATTCCGTCTGACAACCGATATTTCCTATCTAGTCCAGGACCATGAACATCTACTATGATCACCTCAGTAATCGGCTCTCTCAAAGCGATATCCACGGGTAAATTGTTGCGATAGCCCCCGTCTACATAGAACTCACCCTTTAATTTTGCCATTGCCATCATGGGGAAAAAGGCGGAAGAAGCTAGCAGCCAGTCAATAATCTCTTCTTTGGGGCAATCATTCAACGAAACAATGACTTCCTGAAAAGCCGGAACTTTTGTTGTCACGATAGAAAATGGGCAACCCATCTGAATCTTTTTCGGATCCAACCGTTCCTCCAGCAACCTTCTAAGCGGCTCGGAAGAGAGTCCTTTTTGTTTTAAAGAGGTTCGAATAAAGGTTCGCAATTGGTCGACCTGCGCGGAAAAATCCAGTATCTCCACCTCTTTAAAGGTAATATCTAAAACCTTGTCCGTTTCAATTTCTTTCCATAGAGAGAAGGCCTGATCATAGTCCCCTTGGGCAATCAATGCGCCATTTAACCCTCCGACTGACGTACCCGTAATCACTTCAAATTGAATGTTTTTCTCCAATAGCGCTTTCCAAACACCGATTTGATAGGCACCACGCGCACCGCCGCCACCTAAGACAAGTCCTGTATGATAGACCAATTCTTTCTGCCAGATACCTTCATTGAAATGATACCCTTGCGTCACTAACCATTGCTGAATAACCAAGTTTGCCTCAAGCTTCAATTGTATGGATCGTTTGAACATTTGACGGGCTGTCGTTTCTAATAATTGAAAAGCGGTCTGCCAGTCCATTTCAGTTGAAATCAACAAGTTAGTGATTCGCCAAGTCTCTCCGGCATCGACTTTCTCTATTAACAGCCATTGAGAATCACGCTGAACCCAATACCCTTCCCCGCGTCTGACAGCAGCAAAAAATTCTGAACGCGCTTGTCCGTGAGAGGGATAGAAAGGAAAAAGCAAATGTGATTGCTGGAACACTTTCCAACTCGCTAATAGATCCGAAACGTACATCCTTTTGAGCGTCATCTAGGCCTCCTTGATTACTGTTGTGACTGATACATTCAGTGTCTGTGTCCAGTATAGCAGAAATTTTACTGCAACAAAAAGCGCAACAGAACCTGATTGTTCTGCCACGCTTTATTTTTAATATGTTCGTTGTTCCATTTCAAAGGCTTTGAGCATCGTATCTGTCGCATTTTTTGTCGGTGTGATCGCCGTCAGCTCTCCTTGAACAATAATCCGTGTAACGCCCTCGATCTCGCCACAAGTAATCAAGGTGACTTGTTGTTTGTCTGGATGCACATCTAAATATTTTACTTCTGTCGGCTGCACGCGGACTTTCAACGTCGTTTTGTAGGTATAAATATTGTGTAGATCGGTTAGATAGATCAAATCGCCTTCTTTGATGCTATCAAGTGGTGTAAACAATAGGCCAGGCCGATCCGCACGGTGGCTGGCTAATGCATAATTTCCTTCGCCCATTTTTTGGTCAGGAGACAAGGTTCCTGCACCATAAAAGAGGACTTCATTGGATAAGCCTTTAAAAATAGGCAGATTGATCTCTACAGAAGGGATCGCAATCCCGCCGATCACAGGCAAGCGCTTGTTACTCAACTGTGCTTGCAGCACGGCTTCTGTGCTGACTGGCTGTACAGCATCAAAATCAAACGTCTCTTCTTTTTGCATATTTTTATCGATTTCAGCTTGATCGAGTTGGGACACGGCATAACGTTCGCCATTATGCTGCATCAAAAAATACTTGATCTGATTATTGAAAATCAAAGCCAAACCTACTAAAAGTAAT
It encodes the following:
- a CDS encoding patatin-like phospholipase family protein; translation: MTLKRMYVSDLLASWKVFQQSHLLFPFYPSHGQARSEFFAAVRRGEGYWVQRDSQWLLIEKVDAGETWRITNLLISTEMDWQTAFQLLETTARQMFKRSIQLKLEANLVIQQWLVTQGYHFNEGIWQKELVYHTGLVLGGGGARGAYQIGVWKALLEKNIQFEVITGTSVGGLNGALIAQGDYDQAFSLWKEIETDKVLDITFKEVEILDFSAQVDQLRTFIRTSLKQKGLSSEPLRRLLEERLDPKKIQMGCPFSIVTTKVPAFQEVIVSLNDCPKEEIIDWLLASSAFFPMMAMAKLKGEFYVDGGYRNNLPVDIALREPITEVIIVDVHGPGLDRKYRLSDGIAELYLASPWSLGDLLLFHSDRSSENIDLGYLEAKRAFGELQGYRYFFEDRADFETLTKNFLRSVKKAFPIDAASLYPELQKYFRQSIPVEMLSLAFLEFFAYWVKVPPVRVYTPEEFIEILLQQFEMPVKGTIPFSVQEQIEDFIENHNVFSDYYHVLQLYQRKGAFKSFYHRWPIPTLLALFLNYIREGSI
- a CDS encoding class A sortase, which codes for MKKKRNWILNIFLFLLLLVGLALIFNNQIKYFLMQHNGERYAVSQLDQAEIDKNMQKEETFDFDAVQPVSTEAVLQAQLSNKRLPVIGGIAIPSVEINLPIFKGLSNEVLFYGAGTLSPDQKMGEGNYALASHRADRPGLLFTPLDSIKEGDLIYLTDLHNIYTYKTTLKVRVQPTEVKYLDVHPDKQQVTLITCGEIEGVTRIIVQGELTAITPTKNATDTMLKAFEMEQRTY
- a CDS encoding YdbC family protein, which produces MAEFNYEIVEEIAVLSENPKGWRKELNLVSWNERPPKFDLRDWAPDHEKMGKGVTLSNEEFAILKETLANM